The Xyrauchen texanus isolate HMW12.3.18 chromosome 17, RBS_HiC_50CHRs, whole genome shotgun sequence DNA window CACAGGGAGTCCAACAACAGGGGAGTCGTTACCTCTGCATTGTGTGGATAAATGAACAAGACCGGGCAACAGGAATTACTCAAGCCAGATTTAATTCTGCATTAATAAAGACAATCAAAACAAGCtcgaatctgtgtgtgtgtgtgtgtgttagtgtgtgtgtgtgtgtgtgtgtgtgttagtgtgtgttagtgtgtgtgtgtgtgagtgagtgagtgagtgagtgtgtgtgtgtgtgtgtgtgtttgtgcgtgtgagtgagtgtgtgtgtgtgtgtgtgtgtgtgtgtgagtaagtgtgtgtgtgtgtgtgtgagtgagtgtgtgtgtgtgtgtgtgtgtgtgtgagtgtgtgtgtgagtgagtgagtttgtgtgttagtgtgtgtttgtgagtgagtgagtgagtgtgtgtgtgtgtgagtttgtttgtgtgtgtgtgtttgtgtgtgagtttgtgtgtgagtgtgcgtgtgagtgagtgagtttgtgtgtgtgagtgtgcgtgcgtgtgtgcgtgtgagtgagtttgtgtgttagtgtgtgtttgcgtgtgtgtgtgttagagtgtgtgtgtgtgtgtgtgtgagtgagtgagtgtgtgtgtgtgagtgagtgagtgtgtgtgtgtgtgtgtgagtcagtgagtgagtgagtgagtgtgtgtgtgtgtgtgtgtgagtttgtttgtgtgtgtgtttgtgtgtgagtttgtgtgtaagtgtgtgtgtgagtgagtgagtttgtgtgtgtgagtgcgtgcgtgtgtgtgagtgagtttgtgtgttagtgtgtgtttgtgcgtgtgtgtgtgttagagtgtgtgcgtgcgtgcgtgtttttgtgatttacgaggacaattttgtaagttacaaattagtaattacaagggtattatgctataaatgtgatttatgaggacatttctagtgtccccataattcaaatcgcttaaaaatcatactaaacaatgttttattgaaaatgtaaaaatgcagaaagttttctgtgagggttaggtttaggggtagggttaggtttagtggatagaatataaagtttgtacagtataaaaaccattatgtctatggaaagtcctcataatgataggtagaccaacatgtgtgtgtgtgagagtgtgtgtgtgagtgagtgagtgtgtgtgtgtgagtttgtgtgtttgtgcgtgcgtgtgtgagtgtgtgtgcgtgcgtgcgcgtgtgagtgtgcgtgcgtgcgtgtgtgtgtatgtgcgtgtgagtgagtgtgtgagtgagtgtgtgtgtgtgtgtgtgtgtgtgtgagtgagtgtgtttgtgtgtgtgtgtgtgagtgagtttgtgtgttagtgtgtgtttgcgtgtgtgtgtgtgtgttagagtgtgtgtgtgtgtgtgtgagtgagtgtgtgagtttgtgtgttagtgtgtgtttgcgtgtgtgtgtgtgtgttagtgtgtgtttgtgagtgagtgagtgagtgtgtgagtgtgtgtgagtttgtttgtgtgtgtgtgtgtgtgtgtgtgtttgtgtgtgagtttgtgtgtgtgagtgtgcgtgcgtgtgtgtgtgtgcgtgtgagtgagtttgtgtgttagtgtgtgtttgcgtgtgtgtgtgtgtgttagagtgtgtgtgtgtgtgtgtgagtgagtgagtgagtgagtgtgtgtgtgtgagtgagtgagtgagtgtgtgtgtgtgtgtgtgagtgagtgtgtgtgtgtgtgtgtgtgtgagtttgtttgtgtgtctgtttgtgtgtgagtttgtgtgtaagtgtgtgtgtgagtgagtttgtgtgtgtgagtgcgtgcgtgtgtgtgtgtgtgtgtgtgagtgagtttgtgtgttagtgtgtgtttgtgcgtgtgtgtgcgtgtgtgttagagtgtgtgcgtgcgtgcgtgcgtgtgtgtgtgcgtgagtgagtgagtttgtgtgttagagtgtgtgtttgtgcgtgtgtgtgtgggcgcgcgtgtgtgtgtgagtttgtgtgttatagtgtgtttgtgcgtgtgtgtgtgcgtgtgtgagtgtgtgtgtgtgtgtgcgtgcgcgtgtgagtgtgcgtgcgtgcgtgcgtgcgtgtgcgtgcgtgtgtgtgtgtgagtgtgtgcgcgtgcgcgtgtgagtgtacgtgcgtgtgtgtgtgcgtgtgtgtgcgtgtgtgtgtgcgtgactgtgtgtgactgatATAGTATGAATGGGAAATTaattaaagaaacattttaaataaaacttttatgaCTGGCGAAATAGACATGCCAATATGCATGATACTCAtgtaaagtatttatttaaatacaatgtaatcacattaaattatataaatatgtatattttaaaataaaaagcttaaaaTAAATTTTGCAAAACCAGTGTTAGTTAAGTTACTCTAATTATTTATGAACTGCTAATTACATCttatacagtgtaattagattactaaactaattactctgtctgaaaagtaattgcattctGGGTTatcactaattactttctaaaaccatcAATCAACCTCgaacagatgaaaaatacaagaatAGAcgtgaaattgttcttttaattctttcaaatatattatattacttaTTATATCTATATGTATGAATCatataacaaataaattattcatgaactggccaaagaatttaaggggcagtgttaaattagaaaacatatattttaacattagacgttacgCTTCGATTTCAAAGTCacaattgttttatatagaattgttctagagtctatacagtgtttaacacaattacatcagaagtaactgtaattgaattacttataaattaagagtaatccctaaCTTTTTTTCCAacgaaaaataaatgtaattacagttatgaattacttagtaatgcattacacccaacactgtgcCAAACACATTTTTGGAGTTTATTGCACTTcatcaattataaataaaatgtcacaAAAGAAGGACTACCTGTAATTACACCTCCAGGCCTCTTGAGGTCGCTCTCTTTTGAACGCGCATGCGCAAATTACAGCAGTTGATCAGCTGACCGTGAGTGTGAAGCATCTGTATACACTCAAGTGACATTATGAATATCACATCATACAACCTTTagaaattatttaatcaaaactACCAAATAATCGTCTCGTCATCTCGTTTACACGGATATCAGGTAAAATCCGCTGGagaaacattatttaaatgtcaGTTGGTGTGATCGTGCTGTAACCTCTGCAGCTTTAACGGTGTTTGCTTGTGTGGATTAGGAGAGCTGAggtgtttttattgtattaatgCGCTTTATTGTtaattaattatgtattttcagattttaatttgatatgaataattttaaatatgCTATAGTGTAGATGTGATTGTATATGTCCGGTGTATGTGTATCAAATACTGCGTGTTtatgcctttttatttatttatctatttattttggcAGAATTGATTTATAAGTGAATTTATTTTACTGATAATTTGATTTTATAACATCATGTTTTTATATTCAGACTAGTTCAGATCAGATGAGAACAGACTGATGTGCCTCTGCTTGAAACTCGTGACTGTCAAGTGTCACATTTTGAGGAAATGACGAAATCAAACTAAACTTCCCAAAACTTAATGAATTATTAAACATTTCTCTCTTCATTTGTTACAATTCTAGCCTAATGCACATTGAACGGCTATGTTCTGCAACTAAAACCacttttctttctgtttgttgACAAATAACTCGGAGATGGActcttgtttttattattcacaAATACAAATTTGAGATTTAAATGTATGTTAATGTCAAAGGGGAAGTGTAAATAGTAAATAGGGGGTTGGTTTAGGATTGTTTGCTTGTAATTACACTATTACtcatgtgtgcgtgtatgtaatTACAGTCATTACTATAGTACAtgcatgtaatatgtgtaacaaggacactgaggtttcttaccagatgataGTTGGCAAACTTCCCTGAGATTGGCGTcatgtcctgaactgagatcagtccgtTTAAATTGGACGTTGGGTCGCACACGGTTATGATAGTTTTACATTGAAGATAGCATGCCACACTGCATGTCAATTAACCAGTTATAGGTTAATCTTGAATTTAAGGATTCAGTATCAAGACATGCTTAACATATTTATTATTGTAATGCCTGTCAATCTATTTCTGTCTTTAGCCGCTACGTTCCCGCACTCCAGCAGCCATGACGGAGTTCTGGTTGATCTCTGCTCCTGGAGAGAAGACCTGCCAGCAGACATGGGACAAATTAATGATTGCTACCACTCGCACCAACAACCTCTCCACCAACAACAAGTTCAACATTCCTGATCTCAAGGTCACattctcttcctctttctctttttATAGTCTCTCAGCTCACTCAGAGATAGACCACGTGGAGACCAATAAGATGTATTGCTCAATATGGCGACTTTGGGAAAGGAAGTCCCATCTTCCGGTTAAAAGAGCCAATTGTCTTACTGGTTGTCAGTGCTTCGTCTAATCGGTCTACACACAAgcacattagctggaccaacCAGAATTTAGATTATAGATCAAAAGCCACCAGCAGCAGCTGGGGTCAGTCGGGTCTAACAGAGCTGATGCGACGATATATGGgacctgggtaactcagcgagtaaagacgctggctatcaTCCCttgagttgtgagttcgaatcccaggatGTGCTGAGTAACTAGAGCCAGGTctcctcctaagcaaccaaattggcccggttgctagggagggtagagtcacatggggtagcatcctcgcggtcgctataatgtggttctcgctctcggtggggcacgtggtgagttgtgcgtggatgccgcggagaatagggtGACGCCTCCACACACtatacgtctccgcggtaacacgctcaacaagtcacgtgatgagatgtgcgGATGGACGgtttcagatgcagaggcaactgagattcgtcctccgccacccggattgaggcgagtcactacgccaccacgaggacttggagcacattgggaattgggcgtgccAATTTGGGGAGTAATGATTTATGAGTTTGTCCTGATCCACTGATCCTGGATCAATGGACCTAAAGAAGCCCAATAATCATTTAGAAACGGGGTGTTTCAACCcctcaaaaaaatatttggccATTTCCAGCTCAGTTTGTATGAAGCGCTCATTAAACGCAGCTCTTTTCCCAGAACTGGCAGAGAGCTGCGTTTGTTTGTAAAACCGTAACTTCATCTATGAAGTCATATTTATGCTACCACCCGTCTATGCTCCCCTATCTCAAGATGAATTCCTGTTCACGGTGAATCTTCACTTTCTATGACCCAGTTCTGTCCCTGTCGCTCAGGGTCATGTGACCTTGCTACCCTGTGTCATCTGGACCGGCCGCTTTCCACTCGGCGGAGAACTGAGGCGGCGGCGCCACACTAAAGCAGCGGCAGCCCCCGATGTCTGTACTGACTGATGCCGATCAAACACGGCTGCGTTTGTTTTGCTTCATTATACACACGATGGTCAAAGTGTCTTTGTTTCTGTTCCCTACATGCTGCAGGTCGGAACGCTAGACGTGTTAGTGGGACTCTCGGATGAGCTCGCCAAACTGGACTCTTTTGTTGAGAGGTAAAGTTGTGATCGTTTTAATACACTCAGTTGTTTCTAAATGCTTAAACACACCAGAAAAAAGAAACACCCTTATCtcattttaatggaaaacttGTCACCGCGATGCTAGCGTGTTATGACTACGTTACCAGGGTATTGCTTTGTAGTTGTTAGGGCCGGGTATTGATTAGGGATGGCACCGAtacgatacctggatcggtatcgggcACCAATggtgcgaggaccctattgttctgctaggtttttataatttttttcccgtAAGAAATCGCATTTTTGAGGCCTAAACATACTCGAAAaatcatgaaactttgcacacgcatcaGAAGTGGCGAACATTTACATCTGATATGGGGTTCAGgattaggtgtggcaaaatggctcaatagcgccacctacaaactttCAACGAAGCAGCCTTCAAGCCACGTTTCACCTACACGTAAGACGATCGATAGGCATATGTAACATGTCAACACGTGCAAAAAAGTCTCTTAGAACCAcgccctaaactcaacaggaagtcagccattgtgatttttgtcatttgtcatttactcaccctcatgactttctttcttcaccagaacacatttgaagaaaaatagaagaatatctcagctcagtaggtccttacaatgcaagtgaatggagatttttcttttgaagctcaaaaatcacagacagtcagcataaacgtcatccatacgactccagtggttcaattgATGTCTTTTAAAGTGACTCGTAAAAGTGGTGCGTAAAAGATCAAtatgtatgtgcttttttttactttaaatcatgcTTCCGTTCTAGAACTGACACACGTGCGACACAcatggaagagcagcgctgtttacaagtgagaaggaggaacgctgtacagaagcttggtTGTTTTTGGTCTTGAtccgtttctttactcacaatggtgagtttgaatcaaaataaatcagccaagacctcagaaaaactatTTGGACCTCTACTAGTTTggctcatccttgggagcaatttacgtCTGTAGAAGTtttcgttcaggggtaaaaagaagttggaaacagccgagcaacggtatactgtatccgaacattcagacacccgccacacggatgtgggaggcgtttagaagtaggctgtggctcaggtggtcgAGCGggattggcggttcgattccggcccacacaactccacatgccgaagtttccttgggcaagacacttaaccccaagttgctcccaatgtcaggctaagcctcgcatggcagctctgccatcattggtatgtgtgtgtgtgtgtgtttgtgtgtgtgcatgtgcgagaGAATAGGTGAtcgagtcacagtgtaaagcgttttgaataccgctaaggttaaaaaggcgctacataagtgcagaccatttaccatgtaaaaccttaaaaatgtgttatcattGACTTTATGCCTCGTTCTatgaattcacatgagatcagtaaacaAAGCTGtttaaccacttgatgatgatgatttaaagtgatatactgtatatccagtCTCGTTTATATTatgaattcatgatgctaatgcatGGCAATAATATGCGccggttacactctgttattATATTGTaaagatgagtgtataaaagtgttaatgtgcagaacaAAGATAAaatagaggcatatcttacttggctattgctgcagatggcacatgagtgaatgggcgcttgagagtatttgagaagTGCTTTTAGTGGACTTAAAATGGAAAATGTCTTTAAGCGAACGATCGTACggatgtaggtacatttgcaccagctcgctaataactttGCACAtcgatgtgttcatgttgaccgGTGGTGGATGTAGACATGGGCGACATCTTGCGGTGGGGTGGCACGAGGCGGCGCAACCCCACTGGTCAACAACATAGTGGCTGTGTTGAAGTGGGATTCCCCCagggcgccaaacaagctagaaccgctactgatgttgactgattttgactcgCTGAACAACGTAAACAAAATTAGACATCcgcctcaaggtaggtggagctccaggtcacacataCCGATGGCGTGTAAGGTGTTGAGCTAAAAGTTAGCCGCAGTGAGCTGTTTCAAACCACCGAAACAATGCAAAAACgcctttttttttggccagattttgtccGTTCATTCTTCGATTTCGTAGGAAGTATATCAAGGCCTTTAGTCGTCATTTCAACCCAACATTTTCTTCAGTATTTGCTTCTCTTTTTTCCATAGATGTAAAGTTGATGGTGATTTACACTGCCAAGCGACAAAGCTTTTgggttaactgttcctttaagtatcTTAAAAGTCATATTACGTCTTAGCTAGGTCTCTTGGACATCGTGTTTGATGTTTGATGTATTCCTGGTCTTGGATAGTCTTTGCCAGTTTTCAGAGGGTTGTCTCAGTACAGTGTGATGTCTTTGATGCTCTTCACAGTGTGGTGAAGAAGGTCGCTCAGTACATGGCAGATGTGTTGGAGGACAGCCGAGACAAAGTCCAGGAGAACTTGCTCGCTAATGGAGGTAACCGATACAGGATCACTGGCGTCTACGACAGCACAAGAGATGGTACGCTGTCGCTGGTTTTGGTAACATATATTTTTTCTGCGTTTCAGTTGATCTGGTCACCTACGCCACACGATTCCAGTGGGACATGGCCAAATACCCCATCAAACAATCGTTGAAGAACATTTCAGAGATCATATCAAAGGCAAGTCATCTGATCTAGTCCTCATTTCTATGTGTATAATCTGCAATCGACCCTTCGAAATCGACGCACTCTTTAGGAAATATACGGGCGAATAAAAAGCTTGCTAAAACCAATGCAATATATTTACAATGTTGCTTAGTTGTATTATATAATCAGCGAAATCATTATGAATACATCATGTATATCCAGCTGTATTTAACAGCAGaattctaacagctgtttctgaTTGGGATATTGGGGCTTCTGGTTTTTAGTGACATCTATAAAACTGTGTGTCCTGTTGTCTACCCCTGCTGGTCAACAGCAAGTATCACAGATTGATAATGACCTGAAGGCTCGAGCATCAGCTTACAACAACCTGAAGGGAAACTTGCAAAACCTGGAGAGGAAGAATGCGTAAGTAACTTTTATTTTTAGGGTTTTTATGTGATACATGTGGGTTTATTTGGTTACCCTTAACCTCTTTGTTTGCTAGGATGTTGTTGATATTAATTGAATCTTTTGATGCTTTGTATTCATACATTGGTACGAGGCTGATGCATGTTGGTAGAAGTGCAAAACTTCCAGATTTAAAGAATTGCTTCATGCAAAATGTTTATGCATGCATGTCATTTTTAATGCTGTTATTTTGCACAAAGTGGAACATTTTGATGAATATTTGGCATTAAAAAGCACTCTAGAAATGACCTTTAAAGTATCATAACAGTTCTTCATATGACTTACGTGCAAGTAAGTTATTTCAAGTCGTCTGAAGTcaaacgatagctttgtgtgagaaacagactgaaattgtagttgttattcactgataatcctgAAATCTCTGAAAGCTCATTCATGtttgtgtttaaattaaataaatggcatGTTTTACATCTTGACACCATtgggtgtgtgcgtgcgtgcgtgttcgCGCTTGTgtgcgcgcacgtgtgtgtgtgcgtgtatgtgtccgtgtgtgtgcacgtgtgtatgtgtgcgtgcgtgtatgtgtccgtgtgtatatgtctgtgtgtgtgcgcttgtgtgtgcaCGTGTCTGCGCTTGTgtgcgcgcacgtgtgtgtgtgcgtgtatgtgtccgtgtgtgtgcacgtgtgtatgtgtgcgtgcgtgtatgtgtccgtgtgtatatgtctgtgtgtgtgcgcttgtgtgtgcaCGTGTCTGCGCTTGTGCGTGcacgtgtttgtgtgcatgtatgtgtccGTGTGTATgtccgtgtgtttgtgtgtgtgcgtgcacgtgtgtgtgtatgtgtccgtGTGTATgtccgtgtgtttgtgtgtgtgcgtgcgcgtgtgtgtgtatgtgtccgtGTGTATgtccatgtgtttgtgtgtgtgcgtgcacgtgtgtgtgcgcgtgtgtgtgtgcgcgtgtatgtgtCCATGTGTATATGTCCGTGTATGTACCCGTGTGTATgtccatgtgtttgtgtttgtgtgtgtgcgtgcacgtgtgtgtgtgtatgtgtccgtGTGTATgtccatgtgtttgtgtgtgtgcgtgcacgtgtgtgtgtgcgtgtatgtgtccATGTGTATATGTCCGTGTATGTACCCGTGTGTATGtccgtgtgtttgtgtttgtgtgtgtgcgtgcacgtgtgtgtgtatgtgtccgtGTGTATgtccgtgtgtttgtgtgtgtgcgtgcacgtgtgtgtgtatgtgtccgtGTGTATgtccgtgtttgtgtgtgtgcgtgcacgtgtgtgtgtgtgtgtgcgtgtgcgtgtatgtgtccATGTGTATATgtccgtgtgtgtgcgtgtatgtgtccATGTGTatatgtccgtgtgtgtgtgtgtgtgcatgcacgtgtgtgtgtgtgcttgtgtgtatgtccgtgtgtgtgcacgcgtgtgcgtgtatgtgtccgtgtgtatatgtctgtgtgtgtgtgcttgtgtgcatgtgcgtgtgtgtgcacgtgtctgCGCTTGTGCGTGcacgtgtttgtgtgcatgtatgtgtccGTGTGTATgtccgtgtgtttgtgtgtgtgcgtgcacttgtgtgtgtgtgtgtgtgtgcatgtgtatatgtccgtaagtgtgcgtgtatgtgtctgtttgtatatgtccgtgtgtgtgtgtgcgtgcacgtgtgtgtgcgcgtgtgtgtatgtgtccgtgtgtgtgtgtgtgcgtgcacgtgtgcgtgtatgtgtccATGTCGTGTGTgtgcgccacctacatttcagatctgtatattgtgagggaaggtgatagaggaaagATAATTTTTCCTAGTAATTGCTGTTATATAGTGGAATATAATAAGGCGTTTGCAGGGAGATTGAGCAGACAGAACAGGAATTGCATGCTCGCAAactttgggggaaaaaaagaaacattttatgcTATCGGTCCACTGTTTTTGTTtaaggtgagcttttaaatttgggtCATCAGCCAAAAAAGGGACCGTTGTTATTTACATGATGAATGTGTGTTAACACTAACGTTGTCTCATCAGAGGGAGTCTGCTCACCAGGAGTCTGGCTGATATTGTCAAGAAAGACGACTTTGTGCTGGATTCTGAGTATCTCATTACTATGCTAGTGGTGGTACCAAAGTAAGTGACACATTTCAATATAAAACGAAGTGCTGTGAACACACTTTAGATTGTCTTGTTGAATTTTCTTGACACTCGTGGTGACAGTATGTTTTCTAACCCTACAGGACGAATTACGGTGACTGGCAGCACACTTACGAGACTCTCGCTGAAATGGTGGTGCCACGATCCACTAAGTAAGCAACTTGCAACATGCTATactgccttctaagataccttgttatagcgccaccaagtggCCGaggcatgcatttttttttttatgtgtcctCAGATTTCCATTCAAGAGTTATATCCGttgggtctgggtagctcagcgagtattgacgctgactaccacccctcgcgagtttgaatccagggcgtgctgattggcccggttgctagggagggtagagtcacatggggtaacctcctcgtggtcgtgattggtggttctcgctctcaatggggcgtgtggtgagttgtgtgtggatcgtggagagtagcatgagcctccacatgctgcgagtcgcagatgcacaatgagtcacgtgataagatgcgcagattgacggactcagacgcggaggcaactgagactcgtcctccgccaccccgattgaggcgagccactacaccaccaccacgacTGAGAGTGAATTGGGGATTGgccattccatattggggagaaacatttatgtaaaaatggCCACGCCCACTTGGCACGTTTTGGCGTACCGTTGCCTCAATGAATTAAAAGATCGAACTTTTTTTGGTCATTATTGATATTGAGACTCTAGAGAATAGTTGTGCACTGGTTTGGCTCCGATCGAGCGAAGGACCTAGGACTAATCTGAATAAGTAGGTTTTATGGCAGAAGTATTTGCTTTGTTCATCTTGAGCCAAGGAATCCGTTGATATAAGGACATGCAGTTTAGGAGTTATGGTTTAAAATGCATGTGCCTTTGTAATAGTGCCATGCACATTTTTATCTTACGTAATTCTATTGATTTTGTGGTCAAATGTGATTCTGACATGTTGCTTCTAACCACACTCCTCTTTCTCCCATCAGTCTGCTGTTTGAGGATCATGACAGCGGCCTGTTTTCCGTCACACTCTTCAGAAAGGCCATCGATGACTTCAGGCACAAGGCCAGAGAGAACAAGTAAACCACTCCACTGTGATGTCATAATCACACCTTTGATTTGTGTGTCTTAGACGTTTGGGAGAAGATCCAGTTTTCACATCATAGTCCACTCTGTGTCCACCTCGCAGGTTCACGGTGCGAGACTTTCAGTACAATGAGGAGGAACTGAAAGCAGATAAGGAGGAGATGACACGACTCTCTACTGACAAGAAAAAGCAGTTTGTATGTATCCGCTGGACGGGATTGTAGCATGTGGCTACATCAATGTTGGGTaattgtaattaaatgcaggttttCTGCAGGGGCCACTTGTCCGATGGCTTAAAGTGAACTTCAGCGAGGCGTTCATTGCTTGGATCCACATTAAAGCTCTGAGGGTCTTTGTGGAGTCTGTGTTAAGGTAGCAACACACACAACACCttagtgagacacttataatggaagtcaatggggggatatttttggagggtttaaaggcagaattgtgaagcttataattttataaaagcacttgctttAATTCTACTGGGTGTGATTTgataagttgtttaaatcatacagCTTTACGATTAGTTTTAGTGTTTACgcgttatgttgtcatggcaacttaGTTGTAaactttccacagatgtggttaataagtgattttatgacagtaaaatcatgttaacacacatattgtttacgtctcgTGTCtatacagtgagtattttaacgtttacagatgaaaccccattgacttccattgtaagtgtctcactgcaacacacatttgtgcattttgtaaagaaaaggaggaacgagtcgaaatgtatttttaatggtaATGAACTTAATGAAATCCTCTTTACAAGCTGAACTCCTTCAGAATGTCGAACCTTTGACACCTGCATTAAAAATaactagatgcagcacaacaaatgtaACAGAGCGCGGGTTTCTCGTGATGCACAATTCTTTTAACTTGCCacaatgtttaaaaaacaaattctcgCGGTCCtcgcgagatgctgaaaaaacactaAATCATGCGCAATGATCAAAGGCCAtccagtgtgtgtttacatgggAAAAACCGTGCAGGTGCATAGAAAAACAGgttttgtgtgaacagcccccAATTCGTCTGTTTGCGCGTCTGTGAGTGCGAGCGCACGTGCAAAAAAAGTTacgttaaaattaaaaaataatataataaatatttaataaaagtagcctattgtcatatttaatatgaatgtaaaaatatttataataataaatatagtactagataggtacatttcct harbors:
- the LOC127658384 gene encoding V-type proton ATPase subunit C 1-A-like, encoding MTEFWLISAPGEKTCQQTWDKLMIATTRTNNLSTNNKFNIPDLKVGTLDVLVGLSDELAKLDSFVESVVKKVAQYMADVLEDSRDKVQENLLANGVDLVTYATRFQWDMAKYPIKQSLKNISEIISKQVSQIDNDLKARASAYNNLKGNLQNLERKNAGSLLTRSLADIVKKDDFVLDSEYLITMLVVVPKTNYGDWQHTYETLAEMVVPRSTNLLFEDHDSGLFSVTLFRKAIDDFRHKARENKFTVRDFQYNEEELKADKEEMTRLSTDKKKQFGPLVRWLKVNFSEAFIAWIHIKALRVFVESVLRYGLPVNFQAMLLQPNKKNMKKLREVLYDLYKHLDSSAAAIIDQSAMDIPGLNLSQQEYYPYVYYKIDCNLLDFK